The following nucleotide sequence is from Natronobeatus ordinarius.
CGTTCGCATCTTTCCACCGACCGATTTCCGTCGACAGCCCTCGGTCGTGACGTGCCGCAGTCAGTGGAGCGCCCGTCCGCTTTCGCTGGTCCTGATCGTGAGTTCTCCATTCAGGACCGTGGTCGATTCGTTGTTCGTCAATAACGAGTCCACAGTTCTCGCAGACTGTTTCGACCGAGTTGGTAGTGACCCGGCCATTGCACTCGGGACATGAGTTCGTGCTGGAGTTTGTCTGGACGTCCTCGTCGAAGCCCGTTTCGTAGATGTCTCTGGTTGCCATTGTTCTCATCGTGTTACGGGGAACCCACCAGTACGGTGAGCCCCTCACCCATTGAGGGGGAGAATAAACACCAGGTACTGGCAGATTCCCGTTTACGGTGGTTCTAGGAAGCTGGGTTCGTTGGTCCCCCTATTATATCATCTTCGACTAGCAATTCAGCGGCATCCATGGCAAGCGAGTTATCGAAAGCACAGCTCCAGAGAATCTCTGGGGCAGTCGCACCGCATCGTCACACGGAAGTGAACCAGCTGATCGAGTGGTTCGAACTTGAGGAGATGGCTGAGACGGAGATGGAGCTAGATGGGAGTACATCGGACAAGGTCTACGAGATCCTGAAGACCGTTGATGTCGAGCGGCGACGTGAAATCATCCAATATCTTATCAACGAGGAAGCGCCGCTTCGAGTCGACGTTTTGGAACCGCTTGAGGATGCCCTACAGGGTTCAGATCTGGAACTTACGGACGGTGCTGACGGATATGAACTGATCAAGGCCGTCTCTGGCCCTGCACAGCAAGCGAAAGCCCAACAGCGATCGTATATCGAGGAGTATGCTCCTCTTCGGGCGGTCGCATTCCTGGAGCGCGCTCGTAAGGAGCAGGCGCAGGGCCGCAATGCGAATGCGTTGTGGCACGGGCGGAACGCACTGGAAAAGATGACGACTGGAAACTGGCATTACAAGGAGGGACTGGCCGAATTAGCAAAGCAAAACATCGGCTTGATTGACCGCGAGCAGCATCACAATGACGGGCGGACGTACGATTACGAACTGCTGGCTGCACCGTACAACTATTGCTCGACGATCGGTGCCCATCCCCAAAACGTCGGATCGGCCAGTGCACTGCAGGCAACGACGGGACTCGTACAGGTCGAACAGGCGATCCACTTCGTGCTCAAAACGGGCGAGGAAGCGAACGATCGCGGAATCACGCTCACCCGCTGGGATTTCAGTCGATTACCCTGACGTGCAGTCACTCTAATTCGGCTTCTGTCTCAGCTGCCGCATCATTCAGCACCGTGTCCACGAGCGTTCCGTCCTCGACCCGGTGGGCACGGACTTCATAATTCCGGTGGTCTTGCCCGTACGTAGAGCGGTCCGGTGGCTTCTCTGCGTATCGGTAGCATTCAACGAACGTCGTTCGTGGGTGAATGACGCCCTCTTGGTTGAGCTGCACGACATCGACGGTATTCCAGGTTTCCCAGTCGGTCGCTTCGACGAACTGGTTGAGTACGCTTTCCAGATATTCCGTGCTGGCTTCGTAATTGGCCGCCCCGCCGAGTTCAGCGTCGTAGGTCCCAGTGTGAGCGGCTGGATCTGATAGCCGTGAGGGAACGACTGGCGCGGAAACACCATATTCCTCGAGTGTCGATTCCACCTGCGCTCGGATGGCAGCGTCGGTATCCGGAGCCAGAATCACCCGATTTATGAGCGCATCCATATCTGCAGAGAGTGTGACGGCTTCGGGGTTGGACGGATCGTATTCCGATGGGCGTTCCATTCCATCTGTTCGGATTATCGGATTCCCTCCCTGATTCGTGAGAATCCGGAACTCCTGTTCGCTGTCGAACTCTCGATGCTTGAAAAAGTACAACGAGTAGAACATCCCTGTCGGTGTATGCTCCTCCTCGTAGTCGAGATACCGCACGATGCCCATATAGAGGTCATCGTCAGGGGCGATATGTTGCTCAAGCTGTCCGAATGTCGTTTCGATCGCGACTCCGTCACGTAGATCAGCATACTGGTCCCAGATCTCGGAGTCTTCATCTGTTCCGAGCCGCCAGCAATTCGCATAATAGTTCTGCCGAGCCTCCTCGCGGGCTTGCTCAACCCCCTCGGCAAGATCCATCTCCTCCCCGTTGTTCAACATCAGCGACTCAGTCTGGTTTGACTGGTGTCGTTCACGAATCCGGGCTGGCTGTGAGACTTGACCCTCGCGCGCCTCGTACCCATCGGCTTGGCCAGCTCGGAACCCATTTTCCAGAGTGTCTGCGAAATATTCCAGCGGCCTGTACCGTCGGATGACCATCCGGTCTGAGGGAACCATCCAATCCGTATGTGTCCCGGCGACTGAGCGCCGCGACGAGTCGTTTGGCATATGGTTTATGTCACTGTTCCTCATTTGTAGGTGTTCCCCGAGACGCCTAGAATGGGTATTCAGTATACGTCCCAGAGCCCATTCAGGCCCTAGAGTGGGGAACATAGCGTAAAATGGAGGCGGCCTTTAGAGTGGGTCGTGGATTAAAGATAAATATCCTACTATGGAAGTCTGAATAGTTCACACTCCGATTTTGGAAGTAGTGCGAATGGTTGTGGCTGCGCGCGCAGCGAAGCGAGCACGGAGCGGAGGGTGGGGTGGCGGGGTCTGGGTCGGTCCGGCACACAGCAAAAAAGAACGGCCCTTATCCGGCCTATTCTTCCCCCACCGACCGCGCTCTGGGAACTAGATGTCGGTGTAATGACTACTACTCAAGCAAAGTAAACCGGTTTCAATCAGCGAAGGCGCTAGACCAGACTCAAAGACCGAGTATTAAACCACTCACCTGCAAAACCATCGAATATGGTTGACCCGGTCTCTATCAGCGCCAGTATTATCGCTTCTTCTACAGCGAAACACCTCTATGGGAAAGGCAAGCGGATGCACTTCCTGAATGAAGCTGTAGAAAACGCAGCTTCTCACGTAGCGGAGAGTCACGAGGGCTTGGACGCTGACGTCTTTATCGCCATTTTCGAGGATGACCATGTTGTTGACCTCGTCGAAGAATTTGATGACGGAGGCGACTTGATCACGCCTTCAGATATTGCGGAGTCGTTCAACGAAGACATGCTCGGCGAAGAGGTCGAAGCTACGCCAGAGGACCTCGTGAACGAGTTTCTGAATCAACTGGAGGTGGAGATCAGTAAAAACCAGGAACTTGGTCACAAGCTGATCATGGACTATTCGCAGCGAATCCACCAGCACACAGAAGATCTAGAGGAAGGTCAAACGGAGATACTTCTTGAGATCCAGAGGATAGCGGGCCGACTTCCGACGGGCAA
It contains:
- a CDS encoding DUF2971 domain-containing protein, yielding MVIRRYRPLEYFADTLENGFRAGQADGYEAREGQVSQPARIRERHQSNQTESLMLNNGEEMDLAEGVEQAREEARQNYYANCWRLGTDEDSEIWDQYADLRDGVAIETTFGQLEQHIAPDDDLYMGIVRYLDYEEEHTPTGMFYSLYFFKHREFDSEQEFRILTNQGGNPIIRTDGMERPSEYDPSNPEAVTLSADMDALINRVILAPDTDAAIRAQVESTLEEYGVSAPVVPSRLSDPAAHTGTYDAELGGAANYEASTEYLESVLNQFVEATDWETWNTVDVVQLNQEGVIHPRTTFVECYRYAEKPPDRSTYGQDHRNYEVRAHRVEDGTLVDTVLNDAAAETEAELE